From the Pongo pygmaeus isolate AG05252 chromosome X, NHGRI_mPonPyg2-v2.0_pri, whole genome shotgun sequence genome, one window contains:
- the ZNF41 gene encoding zinc finger protein 41 isoform X2: protein MGTLPHGPRPWLQRDVAAHVRIVSLQASVSFEDVTVDFSREEWQHLDPAQRRLYWDVTLENYSHLLSVGYQVPKSEAAFKLEQREGPWTLEGEAPHQSCSGEAIGKMQQQGIPGGIFFQCERFDQPIGEDSLCSILEELWQDNDQPEQCQENQNNLLSHVKVLIKERGYEHKNIEKIIHVTTKLVPSIKRLHNCDTILKHTLNSHSHNRNSATKNLGKIFGNGNNFPHSPSSTKNENAKTGANSCERDHYEKHLSHKQAPTHHQKIHPEKKLYVCTECVMGFTQKSHLFEHQRIHVGEKSRECDKSNKLFPQKPQVDVHLSVYTGEKPYLCTQCGKVFTLKSNLITHQKIHTGQKPYKCSECGKAFFQRSDLFRHLRIHTGEKPYECSECGKGFSQNSDLSIHQKTHTGEKHYECNECGKAFTRKSALRMHQRIHTGEKPYVCTDCGKAFVQKSHFNTHQRIHTGEKPYECSDCGKSFTKKSQLHVHQRIHTGEKPYICTECGKVFTHRTNLTTHQKTHTGEKPYMCAECGKAFTDQSNLIKHQKTHTGEKPYKCNGCGKAFIWKSRLKIHQKSHIGERHYECKDCGKAFIQKSTLSVHQRIHTGEKPYVCPECGKAFIQKSHFIAHHRIHTGEKPYECSDCGKCFTKKSQLRVHQKIHTGEKPNICAECGKAFTDRSNLITHQKIHTREKPYECGDCGKTFTWKSRLNIHQKSHTGERHYECSKCGKAFIQKATLSMHQIIHTGKKPYACTECQKAFTDRSNLIKHQKTHSGEKCYKASD, encoded by the exons GATTGTGTCGTTACAGGCTTCAGTGTCATTTGAGGACGTGACTGTGGACTTCAGCAGGGAGGAGTGGCAGCACTTGGACCCTGCCCAGAGACGCCTGTACTGGGATGTGACACTAGAGAACTACAGCCACCTGCTCTCAGTGG GGTACCAAGTTCCCAAGTCAGAGGCCGCCTTCAAGTTGGAGCAAAGAGAGGGGCCATGGACGCTGGAGGGGGAAGCCCCACATCAGAGCTGTTCAG gtgaGGCTATTGGGAAAATGCAGCAACAGGGAATTCCTGGAGGAATTTTCTTCCAGTGTGAGAGATTTGATCAACCCATAGGAGAAGATTCATTGTGTTCTATTTTAGAAGAACTGTGGCAAGATAATGACCAGCCAGAGCAATGTCAGGAAAACCAGAATAACCTTTTAAGTCATGTGAAAGTATTGATTAAGGAGAGGGGCTATGAacataaaaacattgaaaaaataattcatgtgACTACCAAGCTTGTTCCTTCAATTAAAAGACTCCATAACTGTGACACAATTTTGAAGCATACTTTAAACTCACATAGTCATAATAGAAACAGTGCAACAAAGAACCTTGGCAAGATTTTTGGAAATGGTAACAATTTCCCCCATAGCCCTTCCTCTACTAAGAATGAGAATGCTAAGACAGGAGCAAATTCCTGTGAACGTGATCACTATGAAAAACATCTCAGCCACAAACAAGCTCCCACCCACCATCAGAAAATTCATCCTGAGAAGAAGCTTTATGTGTGTACTGAATGTGTAATGGGCTTCACTCAGAAGTCACATCTGTTTGAGCATCAGAGAATTCATGTTGGAGAAAAGTCCCGTGAATGTGACAAAAGCAACAAACTCTTCCCCCAGAAACCCCAGGTTGATGTACATCTGAGTGTTTATACAGGAGAAAAACCCTATCTGTGTACTCAATGTGGGAAAGTCTTTACCCTCAAATCAAACCTCATTACACATCAAAAAATTCATACcgggcagaaaccctacaaatgcagtgaatgtggaaaagcctttttCCAGAGATCAGACCTCTTTAGACATCTGAGAATTCATACAGGAGAAAAACCTTATGAATGCAGTGAATGTGGAAAAGGCTTCTCCCAGAACTCAGACCTCAGTATACATCAAAAAACTCATACCGGAGAGAAACACTatgaatgcaatgaatgtgggaaGGCTTTCACAAGAAAATCAGCACTCAGGATGCATCAGAGAATCCACACGGGAGAGAAACCTTATGTATGCACTGACTGTGGGAAGGCCTTCGTCCAGAAATCACATTTCAACacacatcagagaattcatactggagaaaagcCGTATGAATGCAGTGACTGCGGGAAATCCTTCACTAAGAAGTCACAACTCCATGTGCATCAAAGAATTCACACCGGAGAGAAACCCTATATAtgtacagaatgtggaaaggtcTTCACTCACAGGACAAACCTCAccacacatcagaaaactcaTACTGGGGAAAAACCCTATATGTGTGCTGAATGTGGAAAGGCTTTTACTGACCAGTCAAATCTCATTAAACACCAGaaaactcacactggagagaaaccctataagtGCAACGGCTGTGGAAAAGCCTTCATATGGAAGTCACGCCTCAAAATACATCAGAAATCTCATATTGGAGAGAGACACTATGAATGCAAGGATTGCGGGAAAGCCTTCATCCAGAAATCAACACTAAGCGTGCATCAGAGAATccatacaggagagaaaccctatgttTGTCCTGAATGCGGGAAGGCCTTTATCCAGAAATCGCACTTCATTGCACATCATAGAAtccatactggagagaagccctatgaATGCAGCGACTGTGGGAAATGCTTCACTAAGAAGTCACAACTCCGTGTGCATCAGAAAATCCACACAGGTGAGAAGCCCAATATATGTGCTGAATGTGGAAAGGCCTTCACTGACCGATCAAATCTCATAACGCATCAGAAAATCCACACTagggagaaaccctatgaatgcgGTGACTGCGGGAAAACCTTCACCTGGAAGTCACGCCTTAATATACATCAGAAGTCTCATACTGGAGAAAGACACTATGAATGTAGTAAATGTGGGAAAGCTTTCATCCAGAAAGCCACACTAAGTATGCATCAGATAATTCATACAGGAAAGAAACCTTATGCTTGTACAGAATGTCAGAAGGCCTTTACTGACAGATCGAATCTCATTAAACACCAGAAAACGCATAGTGGAGAAAAATGCTATAAAGCCAGTGACTGA
- the ZNF41 gene encoding zinc finger protein 41 isoform X3 has protein sequence MAANGDSPPWSPALAAEGRGSSCEASVSFEDVTVDFSREEWQHLDPAQRRLYWDVTLENYSHLLSVGYQVPKSEAAFKLEQREGPWTLEGEAPHQSCSGEAIGKMQQQGIPGGIFFQCERFDQPIGEDSLCSILEELWQDNDQPEQCQENQNNLLSHVKVLIKERGYEHKNIEKIIHVTTKLVPSIKRLHNCDTILKHTLNSHSHNRNSATKNLGKIFGNGNNFPHSPSSTKNENAKTGANSCERDHYEKHLSHKQAPTHHQKIHPEKKLYVCTECVMGFTQKSHLFEHQRIHVGEKSRECDKSNKLFPQKPQVDVHLSVYTGEKPYLCTQCGKVFTLKSNLITHQKIHTGQKPYKCSECGKAFFQRSDLFRHLRIHTGEKPYECSECGKGFSQNSDLSIHQKTHTGEKHYECNECGKAFTRKSALRMHQRIHTGEKPYVCTDCGKAFVQKSHFNTHQRIHTGEKPYECSDCGKSFTKKSQLHVHQRIHTGEKPYICTECGKVFTHRTNLTTHQKTHTGEKPYMCAECGKAFTDQSNLIKHQKTHTGEKPYKCNGCGKAFIWKSRLKIHQKSHIGERHYECKDCGKAFIQKSTLSVHQRIHTGEKPYVCPECGKAFIQKSHFIAHHRIHTGEKPYECSDCGKCFTKKSQLRVHQKIHTGEKPNICAECGKAFTDRSNLITHQKIHTREKPYECGDCGKTFTWKSRLNIHQKSHTGERHYECSKCGKAFIQKATLSMHQIIHTGKKPYACTECQKAFTDRSNLIKHQKTHSGEKCYKASD, from the exons GCTTCAGTGTCATTTGAGGACGTGACTGTGGACTTCAGCAGGGAGGAGTGGCAGCACTTGGACCCTGCCCAGAGACGCCTGTACTGGGATGTGACACTAGAGAACTACAGCCACCTGCTCTCAGTGG GGTACCAAGTTCCCAAGTCAGAGGCCGCCTTCAAGTTGGAGCAAAGAGAGGGGCCATGGACGCTGGAGGGGGAAGCCCCACATCAGAGCTGTTCAG gtgaGGCTATTGGGAAAATGCAGCAACAGGGAATTCCTGGAGGAATTTTCTTCCAGTGTGAGAGATTTGATCAACCCATAGGAGAAGATTCATTGTGTTCTATTTTAGAAGAACTGTGGCAAGATAATGACCAGCCAGAGCAATGTCAGGAAAACCAGAATAACCTTTTAAGTCATGTGAAAGTATTGATTAAGGAGAGGGGCTATGAacataaaaacattgaaaaaataattcatgtgACTACCAAGCTTGTTCCTTCAATTAAAAGACTCCATAACTGTGACACAATTTTGAAGCATACTTTAAACTCACATAGTCATAATAGAAACAGTGCAACAAAGAACCTTGGCAAGATTTTTGGAAATGGTAACAATTTCCCCCATAGCCCTTCCTCTACTAAGAATGAGAATGCTAAGACAGGAGCAAATTCCTGTGAACGTGATCACTATGAAAAACATCTCAGCCACAAACAAGCTCCCACCCACCATCAGAAAATTCATCCTGAGAAGAAGCTTTATGTGTGTACTGAATGTGTAATGGGCTTCACTCAGAAGTCACATCTGTTTGAGCATCAGAGAATTCATGTTGGAGAAAAGTCCCGTGAATGTGACAAAAGCAACAAACTCTTCCCCCAGAAACCCCAGGTTGATGTACATCTGAGTGTTTATACAGGAGAAAAACCCTATCTGTGTACTCAATGTGGGAAAGTCTTTACCCTCAAATCAAACCTCATTACACATCAAAAAATTCATACcgggcagaaaccctacaaatgcagtgaatgtggaaaagcctttttCCAGAGATCAGACCTCTTTAGACATCTGAGAATTCATACAGGAGAAAAACCTTATGAATGCAGTGAATGTGGAAAAGGCTTCTCCCAGAACTCAGACCTCAGTATACATCAAAAAACTCATACCGGAGAGAAACACTatgaatgcaatgaatgtgggaaGGCTTTCACAAGAAAATCAGCACTCAGGATGCATCAGAGAATCCACACGGGAGAGAAACCTTATGTATGCACTGACTGTGGGAAGGCCTTCGTCCAGAAATCACATTTCAACacacatcagagaattcatactggagaaaagcCGTATGAATGCAGTGACTGCGGGAAATCCTTCACTAAGAAGTCACAACTCCATGTGCATCAAAGAATTCACACCGGAGAGAAACCCTATATAtgtacagaatgtggaaaggtcTTCACTCACAGGACAAACCTCAccacacatcagaaaactcaTACTGGGGAAAAACCCTATATGTGTGCTGAATGTGGAAAGGCTTTTACTGACCAGTCAAATCTCATTAAACACCAGaaaactcacactggagagaaaccctataagtGCAACGGCTGTGGAAAAGCCTTCATATGGAAGTCACGCCTCAAAATACATCAGAAATCTCATATTGGAGAGAGACACTATGAATGCAAGGATTGCGGGAAAGCCTTCATCCAGAAATCAACACTAAGCGTGCATCAGAGAATccatacaggagagaaaccctatgttTGTCCTGAATGCGGGAAGGCCTTTATCCAGAAATCGCACTTCATTGCACATCATAGAAtccatactggagagaagccctatgaATGCAGCGACTGTGGGAAATGCTTCACTAAGAAGTCACAACTCCGTGTGCATCAGAAAATCCACACAGGTGAGAAGCCCAATATATGTGCTGAATGTGGAAAGGCCTTCACTGACCGATCAAATCTCATAACGCATCAGAAAATCCACACTagggagaaaccctatgaatgcgGTGACTGCGGGAAAACCTTCACCTGGAAGTCACGCCTTAATATACATCAGAAGTCTCATACTGGAGAAAGACACTATGAATGTAGTAAATGTGGGAAAGCTTTCATCCAGAAAGCCACACTAAGTATGCATCAGATAATTCATACAGGAAAGAAACCTTATGCTTGTACAGAATGTCAGAAGGCCTTTACTGACAGATCGAATCTCATTAAACACCAGAAAACGCATAGTGGAGAAAAATGCTATAAAGCCAGTGACTGA
- the ZNF41 gene encoding zinc finger protein 41 isoform X4: MTWILYSMMLSRASVSFEDVTVDFSREEWQHLDPAQRRLYWDVTLENYSHLLSVGYQVPKSEAAFKLEQREGPWTLEGEAPHQSCSGEAIGKMQQQGIPGGIFFQCERFDQPIGEDSLCSILEELWQDNDQPEQCQENQNNLLSHVKVLIKERGYEHKNIEKIIHVTTKLVPSIKRLHNCDTILKHTLNSHSHNRNSATKNLGKIFGNGNNFPHSPSSTKNENAKTGANSCERDHYEKHLSHKQAPTHHQKIHPEKKLYVCTECVMGFTQKSHLFEHQRIHVGEKSRECDKSNKLFPQKPQVDVHLSVYTGEKPYLCTQCGKVFTLKSNLITHQKIHTGQKPYKCSECGKAFFQRSDLFRHLRIHTGEKPYECSECGKGFSQNSDLSIHQKTHTGEKHYECNECGKAFTRKSALRMHQRIHTGEKPYVCTDCGKAFVQKSHFNTHQRIHTGEKPYECSDCGKSFTKKSQLHVHQRIHTGEKPYICTECGKVFTHRTNLTTHQKTHTGEKPYMCAECGKAFTDQSNLIKHQKTHTGEKPYKCNGCGKAFIWKSRLKIHQKSHIGERHYECKDCGKAFIQKSTLSVHQRIHTGEKPYVCPECGKAFIQKSHFIAHHRIHTGEKPYECSDCGKCFTKKSQLRVHQKIHTGEKPNICAECGKAFTDRSNLITHQKIHTREKPYECGDCGKTFTWKSRLNIHQKSHTGERHYECSKCGKAFIQKATLSMHQIIHTGKKPYACTECQKAFTDRSNLIKHQKTHSGEKCYKASD; the protein is encoded by the exons GCTTCAGTGTCATTTGAGGACGTGACTGTGGACTTCAGCAGGGAGGAGTGGCAGCACTTGGACCCTGCCCAGAGACGCCTGTACTGGGATGTGACACTAGAGAACTACAGCCACCTGCTCTCAGTGG GGTACCAAGTTCCCAAGTCAGAGGCCGCCTTCAAGTTGGAGCAAAGAGAGGGGCCATGGACGCTGGAGGGGGAAGCCCCACATCAGAGCTGTTCAG gtgaGGCTATTGGGAAAATGCAGCAACAGGGAATTCCTGGAGGAATTTTCTTCCAGTGTGAGAGATTTGATCAACCCATAGGAGAAGATTCATTGTGTTCTATTTTAGAAGAACTGTGGCAAGATAATGACCAGCCAGAGCAATGTCAGGAAAACCAGAATAACCTTTTAAGTCATGTGAAAGTATTGATTAAGGAGAGGGGCTATGAacataaaaacattgaaaaaataattcatgtgACTACCAAGCTTGTTCCTTCAATTAAAAGACTCCATAACTGTGACACAATTTTGAAGCATACTTTAAACTCACATAGTCATAATAGAAACAGTGCAACAAAGAACCTTGGCAAGATTTTTGGAAATGGTAACAATTTCCCCCATAGCCCTTCCTCTACTAAGAATGAGAATGCTAAGACAGGAGCAAATTCCTGTGAACGTGATCACTATGAAAAACATCTCAGCCACAAACAAGCTCCCACCCACCATCAGAAAATTCATCCTGAGAAGAAGCTTTATGTGTGTACTGAATGTGTAATGGGCTTCACTCAGAAGTCACATCTGTTTGAGCATCAGAGAATTCATGTTGGAGAAAAGTCCCGTGAATGTGACAAAAGCAACAAACTCTTCCCCCAGAAACCCCAGGTTGATGTACATCTGAGTGTTTATACAGGAGAAAAACCCTATCTGTGTACTCAATGTGGGAAAGTCTTTACCCTCAAATCAAACCTCATTACACATCAAAAAATTCATACcgggcagaaaccctacaaatgcagtgaatgtggaaaagcctttttCCAGAGATCAGACCTCTTTAGACATCTGAGAATTCATACAGGAGAAAAACCTTATGAATGCAGTGAATGTGGAAAAGGCTTCTCCCAGAACTCAGACCTCAGTATACATCAAAAAACTCATACCGGAGAGAAACACTatgaatgcaatgaatgtgggaaGGCTTTCACAAGAAAATCAGCACTCAGGATGCATCAGAGAATCCACACGGGAGAGAAACCTTATGTATGCACTGACTGTGGGAAGGCCTTCGTCCAGAAATCACATTTCAACacacatcagagaattcatactggagaaaagcCGTATGAATGCAGTGACTGCGGGAAATCCTTCACTAAGAAGTCACAACTCCATGTGCATCAAAGAATTCACACCGGAGAGAAACCCTATATAtgtacagaatgtggaaaggtcTTCACTCACAGGACAAACCTCAccacacatcagaaaactcaTACTGGGGAAAAACCCTATATGTGTGCTGAATGTGGAAAGGCTTTTACTGACCAGTCAAATCTCATTAAACACCAGaaaactcacactggagagaaaccctataagtGCAACGGCTGTGGAAAAGCCTTCATATGGAAGTCACGCCTCAAAATACATCAGAAATCTCATATTGGAGAGAGACACTATGAATGCAAGGATTGCGGGAAAGCCTTCATCCAGAAATCAACACTAAGCGTGCATCAGAGAATccatacaggagagaaaccctatgttTGTCCTGAATGCGGGAAGGCCTTTATCCAGAAATCGCACTTCATTGCACATCATAGAAtccatactggagagaagccctatgaATGCAGCGACTGTGGGAAATGCTTCACTAAGAAGTCACAACTCCGTGTGCATCAGAAAATCCACACAGGTGAGAAGCCCAATATATGTGCTGAATGTGGAAAGGCCTTCACTGACCGATCAAATCTCATAACGCATCAGAAAATCCACACTagggagaaaccctatgaatgcgGTGACTGCGGGAAAACCTTCACCTGGAAGTCACGCCTTAATATACATCAGAAGTCTCATACTGGAGAAAGACACTATGAATGTAGTAAATGTGGGAAAGCTTTCATCCAGAAAGCCACACTAAGTATGCATCAGATAATTCATACAGGAAAGAAACCTTATGCTTGTACAGAATGTCAGAAGGCCTTTACTGACAGATCGAATCTCATTAAACACCAGAAAACGCATAGTGGAGAAAAATGCTATAAAGCCAGTGACTGA
- the ZNF41 gene encoding zinc finger protein 41 isoform X1 has translation MGTLPHGPRPWLQRDVAAHVSADHAALNRIVSLQASVSFEDVTVDFSREEWQHLDPAQRRLYWDVTLENYSHLLSVGYQVPKSEAAFKLEQREGPWTLEGEAPHQSCSGEAIGKMQQQGIPGGIFFQCERFDQPIGEDSLCSILEELWQDNDQPEQCQENQNNLLSHVKVLIKERGYEHKNIEKIIHVTTKLVPSIKRLHNCDTILKHTLNSHSHNRNSATKNLGKIFGNGNNFPHSPSSTKNENAKTGANSCERDHYEKHLSHKQAPTHHQKIHPEKKLYVCTECVMGFTQKSHLFEHQRIHVGEKSRECDKSNKLFPQKPQVDVHLSVYTGEKPYLCTQCGKVFTLKSNLITHQKIHTGQKPYKCSECGKAFFQRSDLFRHLRIHTGEKPYECSECGKGFSQNSDLSIHQKTHTGEKHYECNECGKAFTRKSALRMHQRIHTGEKPYVCTDCGKAFVQKSHFNTHQRIHTGEKPYECSDCGKSFTKKSQLHVHQRIHTGEKPYICTECGKVFTHRTNLTTHQKTHTGEKPYMCAECGKAFTDQSNLIKHQKTHTGEKPYKCNGCGKAFIWKSRLKIHQKSHIGERHYECKDCGKAFIQKSTLSVHQRIHTGEKPYVCPECGKAFIQKSHFIAHHRIHTGEKPYECSDCGKCFTKKSQLRVHQKIHTGEKPNICAECGKAFTDRSNLITHQKIHTREKPYECGDCGKTFTWKSRLNIHQKSHTGERHYECSKCGKAFIQKATLSMHQIIHTGKKPYACTECQKAFTDRSNLIKHQKTHSGEKCYKASD, from the exons TGCTGACCATGCTGCCTTGAACAGGATTGTGTCGTTACAGGCTTCAGTGTCATTTGAGGACGTGACTGTGGACTTCAGCAGGGAGGAGTGGCAGCACTTGGACCCTGCCCAGAGACGCCTGTACTGGGATGTGACACTAGAGAACTACAGCCACCTGCTCTCAGTGG GGTACCAAGTTCCCAAGTCAGAGGCCGCCTTCAAGTTGGAGCAAAGAGAGGGGCCATGGACGCTGGAGGGGGAAGCCCCACATCAGAGCTGTTCAG gtgaGGCTATTGGGAAAATGCAGCAACAGGGAATTCCTGGAGGAATTTTCTTCCAGTGTGAGAGATTTGATCAACCCATAGGAGAAGATTCATTGTGTTCTATTTTAGAAGAACTGTGGCAAGATAATGACCAGCCAGAGCAATGTCAGGAAAACCAGAATAACCTTTTAAGTCATGTGAAAGTATTGATTAAGGAGAGGGGCTATGAacataaaaacattgaaaaaataattcatgtgACTACCAAGCTTGTTCCTTCAATTAAAAGACTCCATAACTGTGACACAATTTTGAAGCATACTTTAAACTCACATAGTCATAATAGAAACAGTGCAACAAAGAACCTTGGCAAGATTTTTGGAAATGGTAACAATTTCCCCCATAGCCCTTCCTCTACTAAGAATGAGAATGCTAAGACAGGAGCAAATTCCTGTGAACGTGATCACTATGAAAAACATCTCAGCCACAAACAAGCTCCCACCCACCATCAGAAAATTCATCCTGAGAAGAAGCTTTATGTGTGTACTGAATGTGTAATGGGCTTCACTCAGAAGTCACATCTGTTTGAGCATCAGAGAATTCATGTTGGAGAAAAGTCCCGTGAATGTGACAAAAGCAACAAACTCTTCCCCCAGAAACCCCAGGTTGATGTACATCTGAGTGTTTATACAGGAGAAAAACCCTATCTGTGTACTCAATGTGGGAAAGTCTTTACCCTCAAATCAAACCTCATTACACATCAAAAAATTCATACcgggcagaaaccctacaaatgcagtgaatgtggaaaagcctttttCCAGAGATCAGACCTCTTTAGACATCTGAGAATTCATACAGGAGAAAAACCTTATGAATGCAGTGAATGTGGAAAAGGCTTCTCCCAGAACTCAGACCTCAGTATACATCAAAAAACTCATACCGGAGAGAAACACTatgaatgcaatgaatgtgggaaGGCTTTCACAAGAAAATCAGCACTCAGGATGCATCAGAGAATCCACACGGGAGAGAAACCTTATGTATGCACTGACTGTGGGAAGGCCTTCGTCCAGAAATCACATTTCAACacacatcagagaattcatactggagaaaagcCGTATGAATGCAGTGACTGCGGGAAATCCTTCACTAAGAAGTCACAACTCCATGTGCATCAAAGAATTCACACCGGAGAGAAACCCTATATAtgtacagaatgtggaaaggtcTTCACTCACAGGACAAACCTCAccacacatcagaaaactcaTACTGGGGAAAAACCCTATATGTGTGCTGAATGTGGAAAGGCTTTTACTGACCAGTCAAATCTCATTAAACACCAGaaaactcacactggagagaaaccctataagtGCAACGGCTGTGGAAAAGCCTTCATATGGAAGTCACGCCTCAAAATACATCAGAAATCTCATATTGGAGAGAGACACTATGAATGCAAGGATTGCGGGAAAGCCTTCATCCAGAAATCAACACTAAGCGTGCATCAGAGAATccatacaggagagaaaccctatgttTGTCCTGAATGCGGGAAGGCCTTTATCCAGAAATCGCACTTCATTGCACATCATAGAAtccatactggagagaagccctatgaATGCAGCGACTGTGGGAAATGCTTCACTAAGAAGTCACAACTCCGTGTGCATCAGAAAATCCACACAGGTGAGAAGCCCAATATATGTGCTGAATGTGGAAAGGCCTTCACTGACCGATCAAATCTCATAACGCATCAGAAAATCCACACTagggagaaaccctatgaatgcgGTGACTGCGGGAAAACCTTCACCTGGAAGTCACGCCTTAATATACATCAGAAGTCTCATACTGGAGAAAGACACTATGAATGTAGTAAATGTGGGAAAGCTTTCATCCAGAAAGCCACACTAAGTATGCATCAGATAATTCATACAGGAAAGAAACCTTATGCTTGTACAGAATGTCAGAAGGCCTTTACTGACAGATCGAATCTCATTAAACACCAGAAAACGCATAGTGGAGAAAAATGCTATAAAGCCAGTGACTGA